Within the Tursiops truncatus isolate mTurTru1 chromosome 19, mTurTru1.mat.Y, whole genome shotgun sequence genome, the region actaaatgaataaatgaatgaaggaatgtaCCACTATCACCTGAGATCCAAGGAAGAATTCTTCTCAAACCTTAGGGAGTAAGCAGGCAACGTCAGTTACCATGGCAGCCCTGGGAAAAACATTACTGAGTGACACTAACACTCCCAGGAGCCTACATTTGTTTCCACAATAAGTAaacctttctcatttctaaagtaCTATACTGTGAAATATGCATCTCAGTAACAACTAGAGGTTACTCAATGTCTGCTGTgagcaggaggaaaagagaagggcCTTACACAGTAACTAAAGCAATGACAAGAAGAAACTAGGGGCCATGGGCAGAGACAGACAGGTTCAGACAGGCTCCAATCGCTATGACATTCTGAGGTGATCACATTGTAAGGGCTCAAGCATGAGAAAGCAGCCACTAACCAGCTACCCTGTCTCAAATATTTGGAGAAAGTCAATGCAAATACATACCtatgtattattcttttctgATAATTCTTTCAGTATATCCCTTCTGGCTTTGTGCAAAGCGATTCTTTGTTTTGTACCTGAAAAATGAGTGGCACATGTAAACAGGTGAAACATGTCAGAGCAGACATCCAAGGAGCTCTTCAGCTAACGAAATGAGGAGCTCCGAGTTCTGGGAAAGAATCGTAAAAGTAGTGTAGAATCACAATATCTTAGAGCATCCTTTATATCAACTCCCCTCTATCATATCACCAATCAGTGGTCATCAGCCTATACATGAACTTTGCAGAGACAGAAAACCCAGCACTCTCTAGACAGATCTAGGCATTTCTAGTTGCTACAGCAGTCTATATCAAATTCAGAATCTGACTCCCTGTCAAGCATCAGTCCCAGTCTGCCTTCTGGAATGGTACACCCCATGGCACACCTCATCTCTTTTCCATCTGGCACATTTCCCAAACACATGAGGACAATTTTGTTCTTCCTAAAGTCCTCTTCTCCCACGTCACCCTCCTAAATCACTCCTTCCTGTGTTTATAACTTTCAGGAGCCCCCAAGGTTTTCTCATCCCAAGGACATGACAACCACGGCATCAGTGTGCCTGCTACAGATTCTGGGAAAGGGGCAGGGCCACACAAGAGTCTGGCAAATGTGACTGACCACCTGAAGTGAGAGTACATGTGACAACCTCAGCCTCTCTTCAGTCCTCAGCCTCTATCCAAGGTTTCTCCAAAgcacactattgacatttggggccagataattctttggggtggtggggagggctgTCCTATGCCTTGTACGATATGTAGTAgcatcctggcctctacccactagaggCCTGCAGCACCCCACCCGACCCCCCGGATgtgacaaagaaaaatgtctcCAGCCATTGTCAAATGTcctgggggaagggtgagggcAAAATCACCCTCACGCAAGAGCCACTGCTCTATCCAATGACTCTGTTCACCCATGAGTACTCAAAACTCTCTCCTCTGCTGGTTTAACAGGTAACTCTCCAGAAAGTCTATCGTGTATCAAAATGCTATTTGAAATTTAATAGTATTTATCTCTATAACGGTATCTAATGAAAGTAAAACTCTTTCTCCAGATGTTAAGAACCTCCCAGGTGGTTAATCCACATTTACCTTATCTCCTACCCCAGGCACTGGAAATTACAGAAATGATCTGACACCCATTTTCGGGATCCGTTCAAGAAGTACCAGTAGTGTAAGGCTTTTGGGCAACCTGAACAACTGAATTCAAGTAAAATATTCTGCCTGACCGTGGTTTTGTGAGACAAGCCACAAATCCTCCTCGCTGCTATTTACGGAACTGAGGTATCTGACTGGAAAGCCGGTGGAGGTGAACTAGCCAAAAAAGCAGTGGGTTCAGGATGAGAAGCTGGAAAGGGTGACAAGGGAGGGGAGAATGACCCTCAGCtgaaaagagaggggaaaagtaCCAAGCGATGAGTTCTCTGGACTGAAGAGAAGATACGCTGAAGGCCATGAGCTTGCCCTCGGGGCCCTCAGCTCTCTGGGGAGCTCTAAGGGAAGGGTGAGCCTGGATCTACGACTCCGGACTCCCGGTCTCGGCCCCCAGGCCTGACCATTCACTCagactctcaataaatacttgtaaaGTTACAGGGGGAGACCCGAACTGGCCAAGCCATGACAGGGGCTGTGAGGGCGACAAATGAGCGTTGCAGAGATCGGACATCGTATCGCCACAAGCCCTCCGCCCTCCTGGTTCGTAATGCCAGGGCCCCATCGCCGGACCCCGGTCCTGCCTCCATCGCGCACCCTTCCCCAAGGTTGGCCGGGACCTGGAGTCACCATCCCCTGTTCGGACCTACAGACCTCGCCGCTGCTGAGCTCTACAGATCCCGCTCCTTCCACACAGTTCGCCAATTCCGCGGGCCCTACTGAGCCGCGCCAGCCACCGTCCGCGAGGCCTTGGCGCGCCCGTGACGTCACTGTCGTGCGCCTCTCCCGCACCGAGGGGAGTATGGCTCTAGCGCGGCAGCCGCGGCTGTTGTCGCTCGTGGCTCGGTTGCTTCTGGCGCCTCGCCGGGACCTGACGGTCCGCGGTCCCAACGAGCCCCTGCCCGTGGTGCGCATTCCGCGGGCTCTACAGCGGCGGCAGGAAGAGCGGCAAAGCGGGCAGCGGAGCCCCCCGCGGCCGGTGCTGGTGCGACCTGGGTCGCTGCTGATCTCAGCGCGGCGACCGGAGTTGAACCAGCCGGCTCGCCTCACGCTGGGCCCTTGGGAGCCCGCGCCACTCGCTTCGCGCGGCTGGAGGAATCGGCGCGCCCACGGGGACCATTTCTCCATCGAGCGCGCGCAACATGAGGCTCCAGCGCTGCGGAACCTCTCGCCCAAGGGCAGCTTCACCGATCTGGGTCTGGAGCACCGCGTTCTGAGCGCACTACAAGAGGCTGCTCCCGAAGTTGTTCGGCCCACAACCGTGCAGTCGAGTACCATTCCCCCACTCCTCCGCGGTCGCCACATCCTCTGCGCCGCAGAAACCGGCAGTGGCAAAACTCTAGGATACTTACTACCTCTCCTTCAACGGCTCTTGGGCCAGCCAAGCCTGGACCCTTGTCGCATCCCTGCGCCTCGAGGCCTGGTTCTTGTGCCTTCTCGAGAATTAGCCGAACAGGTGCGGGCCGTGGCCCAGCCCTTGGGCAGCTCCTTGGGCCTCCAGGTGCGGGAGTTAGGGGGAGGCCATGGCATGAGTAGGATCAGGCTGCAACTGTCCAAACATCCTCCAGCAGATATACTAGTGGCCACTCCGGGGGCTCTGTGGAAGGCCCTGAAAACTCAACTGATCAGCCTGGAGCAGCTCTCCTTCTTGGTGTTGGATGAAGCAGACACGCTGTTGGATGAAAGCTTCCTGGAACTGGTGGATTACATCTTGGAGGGGAGCCATATAGCAGAAGACCCAGCTGACTTAAAAGACCCCTTCAATCCCAAAGCTCAGTTAGTGCTGGTGGGGGCCACATTTCCCGAAGGTGTAGGCCAGCTGCTGAGTAAAGTTACCAGCTTAGACTCTCTAACCACTGTTACCAGTGACAAGCTCCACTGCATCATGCCTCACGTCACACAGACATTCATGAGACTGAAGGGAACAGAGAAGGTGACTGGGTTGGTGCCGATCCTCAAGCAGCGTGACAGAGCATATAGGACTGGCCCCGCAGGAAGTGTTCTGGTGTTCTGTAATTGCTCCAGCACTGTGAACTGGCTGGGGTATATTCTGGATGACCACAAAATCCAACACTTAAGACTGCAGGGACAGATGCCAGCCTCAATGAGAGCAGGCATCTTCCAGTCCTTCCAGAAGGGCTCCCGAGACATACTTCTCTGCACAGACATCGCCTCTCGGGGCCTGGACAGCACCCAGGTGGAGCTAGTCATCAATTATGATTTCCCTCTCACCCTACAAGACTACATCCACAGAGCAGGGAGGGTGGGCCGGGTGGGGAGcgaagtgccaggcactgtcgtCAGCTTTGTGACCCATCCCTGGGACGTGAGCCTGGTTCAGAAGATTGAGCTGGCAGCTCGCCGGAGGAGAAGGCTTCCAGGACTAGGTCCTCAGTGAGACAGCCTTTGCACCAGCAAACCTTATTGCAGCAGGCTTATATATGATGCCATAACAGGGACCTTTCCCTCTGTGCTGGATGGCTGAGCACACTTGTCAGTAGGGTGCTCTGGGCTGCCTAGTCACCTTCTGAAGGCCCTGGCTGCTTTCTGCCTTCAAAAGGTAAGCTGCTGGCCAACACTGGAGGGTGAACTACTGAGCATGGCTCTCTGTAGTCTTTCACATGAAGAATAAAGTCGATCTTGGCTCTGTATTGTGTCATGATTTCTTACAGTAAGCAGTGTTTCTATGGGTGTCCCTTAATAACAGTTTCCACTGGAGCAGAATTCACTAGACTCTGAGAAGATTCACACTCCAAACTACCACACTTAGGACGAAGGCTCTTTCAATTGatgttttagtttaaattttatttcctgccCCCAAACATCCATTAAGCCCccaggagaagggaaaggggatgCGACTAGCAATAGAGAGAAACTTTCTTCACAACAATGGCCATGGCAAGCTTAGGCACTTTTGGTGAAATCTCTCTGGGAAGTACTGGCAGAGGAATAAAAGGCAAACTGACACAGAAGTATTGCTTGGTGTGCATTTCCAGGCTCTGccttctttctcatctcttggtggcaggtggaggaagaggagaaaaggttAAACTTTTTTATAAACCGGCAGAATAAGCTTATAACATCCTCTCACTATCTCTGCATAGGTTCTAGTCTCTGCAGCACTACATAAGCTTTGCCCAAAGTAATGAACAGTTAAAAGTCAAATGTAATACTTCACCAAACAACTTACAAATGCTTGCACACTGGAAAGGATTAAGTTGCAGAGAACACAAATGGACCCAGAGCAACTTTTGCCAAAAGAGAATATTGTGCTAAATGTACAACCATAGCTCTTTTCTatatgaagaaacagaaggatAAAAGAACTTGGTCAAAATCACACAAGTAAGTAGGACAGAATCTGGTCTGTCTGTCCTAAGGGTTGTGTTCTTTAACCACCAGGCTAGCTTTTCTCAAATCTGACTCATGCATAGAATAACTATACACCTCTGTTTGCCTTGAATATTCCCTGTTTATATGTATGCCTGCTGCAGTTTTTAATATTGCCCACTTTGACTCCCAAGAGCAACCGAGAATTCACAATAATTTGGTCACTCTATCCATGGACCACTGTGGTGGGACTGCCCAGGAAGCTTATTAAAAGTGCAGCTTCCTGAGCCCTACTCCAGATCTAGATACGTTTTCTGAGGGTTGGCTCAAGAATCTAGGTACAAGTCTTTTTAAGTGCTTTTGTGGAACCCCCCAGGTGAGTCTCTCGCTCTCGTAAGTTAATAAACCATTTATTCTGCCTCCCCCAGATGCCCAGCCAGGTCCTGTTAAGGTAGGAGTCCCCCCACCACATCAGAGGGATGCTCCCAGCCAAGTAATCTCTGGAG harbors:
- the DDX28 gene encoding probable ATP-dependent RNA helicase DDX28, whose product is MALARQPRLLSLVARLLLAPRRDLTVRGPNEPLPVVRIPRALQRRQEERQSGQRSPPRPVLVRPGSLLISARRPELNQPARLTLGPWEPAPLASRGWRNRRAHGDHFSIERAQHEAPALRNLSPKGSFTDLGLEHRVLSALQEAAPEVVRPTTVQSSTIPPLLRGRHILCAAETGSGKTLGYLLPLLQRLLGQPSLDPCRIPAPRGLVLVPSRELAEQVRAVAQPLGSSLGLQVRELGGGHGMSRIRLQLSKHPPADILVATPGALWKALKTQLISLEQLSFLVLDEADTLLDESFLELVDYILEGSHIAEDPADLKDPFNPKAQLVLVGATFPEGVGQLLSKVTSLDSLTTVTSDKLHCIMPHVTQTFMRLKGTEKVTGLVPILKQRDRAYRTGPAGSVLVFCNCSSTVNWLGYILDDHKIQHLRLQGQMPASMRAGIFQSFQKGSRDILLCTDIASRGLDSTQVELVINYDFPLTLQDYIHRAGRVGRVGSEVPGTVVSFVTHPWDVSLVQKIELAARRRRRLPGLGPQ